One Vigna unguiculata cultivar IT97K-499-35 chromosome 7, ASM411807v1, whole genome shotgun sequence genomic region harbors:
- the LOC114191531 gene encoding ABC transporter G family member 24-like isoform X1 encodes MCRWSTNSKPLWVPIVLFSLFLWMTQLQCQQMNDYDQIDSPAVLPLVTQLVYSQISNLTSIISQEISRESTFCVKDPDADWNQAFNFSTDLDFLASCIKKTRGDIAKRLCTAAEVKFFLDSLLGKSVSANYLKPNKNCNLTSWVSGCEPGWACSDLSSHKVDLKNSKEIPARTSNCQPCCEGFFCPHGITCMIPCPLGSYCPLAKLNKTTGVCEPYLYQLPPMQPNHTCGGANVWADVSSSSDIFCSAGSYCPTTTKIISCSSGHYCRMGSTSEKRCFKLSSCNSNTATQNMRAYGIMLIAALSTLLLIIYNCSDQVLTTRERRVAKSREAAARSARKTANARQRWQFAKDATKKGAMGLQAQLSRTFKKDAANLEKVKILAQANSEADVELLSHSRPTTSSMVASSSVATNKKGKEPSGLMQIIQEIENDPDIEDNINTEVETRGRSISANVSKGKQPHTHSQIFKYAYSQLEKEKAQQQENKKLTFSGVIKMATNTERRKRPLIEISFKDLTLTLKAQNKHILRYVTGKIKPGRITAVMGPSGAGKTTFLSALAGKALGCSVTGSILINGRNESIHSFKKITGFVPQDDVVHGNLTVEENLWFSAQCRLSVDLSKPEKVLVVERVIEFLGLQSVRNSLVGTVEKRGISGGQRKRVNVGLEMVMEPSLLILDEPTSGLDSASSQLLLRALRREALEGVNICMVVHQPSYALYKMFDDLILLGKGGLTVYHGSAKKVEEYFLGLGMNIPERINPPDYFIDILEGLTTPGGSSGLSYKDLPVRWMLHNGYPIPLDMRQNAVQYDMSHSVNSASEIDPHGSSHADKTFAGELWRDMRNNVELSGEKIRHNFFKSKDLSDRKTPGLFKQYKYFLIRVGKQRLREARMQAIDYLILLLAGACLGSLTKGSEQTFGAAGYTYTVIAVSLLCKIAALRSFSLEKLHYWRESDSGMSSLAYFLSKDTIDHFNTVIKPVVYLSMFYFFTNPRSTFADNYIVLLCLVYCVTGIAYALSIFFEPGAAQLWSVLLPVVLTLVATQPNDSKILKDLANLCYSKWALQALVVANAERYQGVWLITRCGSLLKSGYNLHDWSLCISILIFMGVIGRAIAFFCMVTFRKK; translated from the exons ATGTGTAGGTGGAGCACCAACTCAAAGCCTTTGTGGGTGCCCATTGTGCTTTTCAGCTTGTTCCTCTGGATGACGCAGTTGCAGTGCCAACAAATGAATGACTATGACCAAATTGATAGCCCTGCTGTTCTTCCCCTCGTCACTCAGCTTGTGTATAGTCAAATATCCAATTTGACATCAATCATCAGCCAGGAAATTAGCAGAGAGTCCACTTTCTGTGTCAAAGATCC GGATGCTGATTGGAATCAAGCATTTAATTTTTCAACCGATCTGGACTTCTTGGCATCTTGCATTAAGAAGACTAGAG GAGATATTGCAAAACGTTTGTGCACAGCGGCAGAAGTGAAGTTTTTCTTGGATAGTTTATTGGGGAAATCTGTAAGTGCCAATTATTTAAAGCCTAACAAGAACTGCAATTTAACCTCGTGGGTCTCTGGTTGTGAGCCAGGATGGGCCTGTAGTGATCTCTCAAGCCACAAGGTTGATCTTAAAAATTCCAAGGAGATACCTGCAAGAACTTCAAACTGTCAACCATGTTGTGAAGGCTTTTTTTGTCCTCATGGTATCACATGCATGATAC CATGCCCTCTAGGTTCCTATTGCCCTCTTGCTAAACTCAATAAAACAACTGGCGTATGTGAACC ATATCTTTATCAGCTGCCTCCAATGCAGCCAAACCATACCTGTGGTGGAGCAAATGTTTGGGCTGACGTTAGTAGCAGTAGTGACATATTTTGCTCAGCTGGATCGTATTGTCCAACAAccacaaaaataatttcttgCAGTAGTGG ACATTACTGCAGGATGGGTTCCACATCCGAGAAAA GATGCTTCAAGTTGAGTTCATGTAATTCAAACACAGCAACCCAAAATATGCGTGCATATGGAATTATGCTCATT GCTGCTTTGAGTACTTTGCTACTCATTATTTACAATTGTTCTGACCAAGTTCTCACTACTAGGGAAAGAAGAGTGGCCAAATCTAGAGAAGCAGCAGCTAGAAGTGCAAGGAAGACTGCAAATGCGCGCCAAAGATGGCAATTTGCAAAAGATGCAACTAAGAAGGGTGCAATGGGGCTGCAAGCTCAACTATCTCGCACCTTCAAGAAGGATGCAGCAAATCTGGAAAAAGTTAAAATTCTGGCACAAGCAAATTCTGAAGCAGATGTTGAGTTGTTGTCACATTCACGACCTACAACTTCAAGCATGGTTGCAAGTTCATCTGTGGCAACaaataaaaagggaaaagaaCCCAGTGGTCTGATGCAGATAATacaagaaattgaaaatgaTCCTGATATTGAAGACAACATTAATACAGAAGTAGAAACTAGAGGTAGAAGTATCTCAGCAAATGTGTCAAAGGGAAAACAACCACATACTCATAGCCAAATTTTTAAGTATGCATATTCTCAGCTAGAAAAAGAGAAAGCTCAGcaacaagaaaacaagaagCTTACCTTCTCGGGGGTAATTAAAATGGCTACAAACACTGAAAGAAGGAAAAGGCCTTTAATTGAAATTTCTTTCAAGGATCTGACTCTAACATTGAAAGCTCAAAACAAGCATATATTGAGATATGTTACTGGGAAAATTAAACCTGGCCGCATAACTGCTGTCATGGGTCCATCAGGGGCAGGCAAGACAACATTTCTTTCAGCTCTAGCTGGAAAGGCATTAGGATGCTCGGTCACTGGTTCAATTCTTATAAATGGAAGGAATGAATCAATCCATTCCTTTAAGAAAATTACTGGCTTTGTGCCACAAGATGATGTAGTTCATGGAAACCTAACAGTGGAAGAGAATCTCTGGTTCAGTGCACAGTGCAG GCTATCTGTTGACTTGTCAAAACCAGAAAAAGTTCTGGTTGTCGAAAGAGTTATTGAATTCTTGGGGCTTCAATCAGTGCGTAATTCGTTGGTTGGAACCGTGGAAAAGCGAGGGATCTCTGGAGGTCAAAGGAAGCGTGTAAATGTTGGATTGGAAATGGTTATGGAACCTTCACTATTGATCTTAGATGAACCCACGTCTGGCTTAGACAGTGCATCTTCTCAGCTGCTTCTAAGAGCACTAAGACGCGAAGCTCTTGAGGGAGTGAACATTTGCATGGTGGTTCACCAACCCAG CTATGCTTTGTACAAGATGTTTGATGACCTTATACTTCTGGGAAAAGGTGGTCTTACTGTGTATCACGGATCTGCAAAGAAAGTTGAAGAATACTTTTTAGGTTTGGGGATGAACATTCCAGAGCGGATTAATCCTCCAGATTACTTCATTGACATTTTGGAGGGCCTGACAACACCTGGTGGAAGCTCAGGACTGAGTTACAAGGACCTGCCAGTTAGATGGATGCTTCATAACGGATATCCAATACCTCTTGATATGAGGCAGAATGCAGTTCAATATGATATGTCACACAGTGTAAATTCAGCTAGTGAAATTGATCCCCATGGATCCAGTCATGCAGACAAAACATTTGCTGGAGAATTATGGCGAGACATGAGAAACAATGTGGAACTCAGTGGGGAGAAGATAagacacaatttttttaaatccaagGATTTATCTGACCGAAAAACTCCTGGCCTTTTCAAgcaatataagtattttcttaTACG GGTTGGGAAGCAGCGGTTACGAGAAGCTAGGATGCAAGCCATAGATTATCTTATTTTGTTACTTGCTGGAGCCTGCTTAGGATCTCTTACAAAAGGCAGTGAGCAAACATTTGGTGCTGCTGGTTACACCTATACGGTGATTGCAGTAT CTCTTTTGTGCAAAATAGCGGCCTTGAGATCATTTTCCTTGGAAAAATTACACTACTGGAGGGAGAGTGATTCTGGCATGAGCAGCTTGGCTTATTTTCTCTCTAAAGACACCATAGATCATTTCAATACAGTGATCAAGCCTGTGGTGTACCTTTCTATGTTCTATTTCTTCACCAATCCGAGATCAACTTTTGCAGATAATTATATTGTGCTGCTTTGTCTTGTGTACTGTGTTACTGGTATAGCATATGCACTGTCCATATTTTTTGAACCTGGTGCTGCCCAGCTA TGGTCAGTACTTCTTCCCGTGGTTTTAACTCTCGTTGCAACACAACCAAACGATAGTAAAATTTTGAAGGATTTAGCTAATTTATGCTACTCTAAGTGGGCTTTACAAGCATTAGTTGTTGCAAATGCTGAAAG GTATCAGGGGGTGTGGCTCATAACTCGTTGTGGTTCACTTTTGAAAAGTGGCTACAATCTTCATGATTGGAGTTTGTGCATATCCATCCTCATTTTTATGGGTGTAATTGGTCGAGCTATAGCATTTTTCTGCATGGTAACCTTCCGAAAGAAGTAA
- the LOC114191531 gene encoding ABC transporter G family member 28-like isoform X2 yields the protein MIPCPLGSYCPLAKLNKTTGVCEPYLYQLPPMQPNHTCGGANVWADVSSSSDIFCSAGSYCPTTTKIISCSSGHYCRMGSTSEKRCFKLSSCNSNTATQNMRAYGIMLIAALSTLLLIIYNCSDQVLTTRERRVAKSREAAARSARKTANARQRWQFAKDATKKGAMGLQAQLSRTFKKDAANLEKVKILAQANSEADVELLSHSRPTTSSMVASSSVATNKKGKEPSGLMQIIQEIENDPDIEDNINTEVETRGRSISANVSKGKQPHTHSQIFKYAYSQLEKEKAQQQENKKLTFSGVIKMATNTERRKRPLIEISFKDLTLTLKAQNKHILRYVTGKIKPGRITAVMGPSGAGKTTFLSALAGKALGCSVTGSILINGRNESIHSFKKITGFVPQDDVVHGNLTVEENLWFSAQCRLSVDLSKPEKVLVVERVIEFLGLQSVRNSLVGTVEKRGISGGQRKRVNVGLEMVMEPSLLILDEPTSGLDSASSQLLLRALRREALEGVNICMVVHQPSYALYKMFDDLILLGKGGLTVYHGSAKKVEEYFLGLGMNIPERINPPDYFIDILEGLTTPGGSSGLSYKDLPVRWMLHNGYPIPLDMRQNAVQYDMSHSVNSASEIDPHGSSHADKTFAGELWRDMRNNVELSGEKIRHNFFKSKDLSDRKTPGLFKQYKYFLIRVGKQRLREARMQAIDYLILLLAGACLGSLTKGSEQTFGAAGYTYTVIAVSLLCKIAALRSFSLEKLHYWRESDSGMSSLAYFLSKDTIDHFNTVIKPVVYLSMFYFFTNPRSTFADNYIVLLCLVYCVTGIAYALSIFFEPGAAQLWSVLLPVVLTLVATQPNDSKILKDLANLCYSKWALQALVVANAERYQGVWLITRCGSLLKSGYNLHDWSLCISILIFMGVIGRAIAFFCMVTFRKK from the exons ATGATAC CATGCCCTCTAGGTTCCTATTGCCCTCTTGCTAAACTCAATAAAACAACTGGCGTATGTGAACC ATATCTTTATCAGCTGCCTCCAATGCAGCCAAACCATACCTGTGGTGGAGCAAATGTTTGGGCTGACGTTAGTAGCAGTAGTGACATATTTTGCTCAGCTGGATCGTATTGTCCAACAAccacaaaaataatttcttgCAGTAGTGG ACATTACTGCAGGATGGGTTCCACATCCGAGAAAA GATGCTTCAAGTTGAGTTCATGTAATTCAAACACAGCAACCCAAAATATGCGTGCATATGGAATTATGCTCATT GCTGCTTTGAGTACTTTGCTACTCATTATTTACAATTGTTCTGACCAAGTTCTCACTACTAGGGAAAGAAGAGTGGCCAAATCTAGAGAAGCAGCAGCTAGAAGTGCAAGGAAGACTGCAAATGCGCGCCAAAGATGGCAATTTGCAAAAGATGCAACTAAGAAGGGTGCAATGGGGCTGCAAGCTCAACTATCTCGCACCTTCAAGAAGGATGCAGCAAATCTGGAAAAAGTTAAAATTCTGGCACAAGCAAATTCTGAAGCAGATGTTGAGTTGTTGTCACATTCACGACCTACAACTTCAAGCATGGTTGCAAGTTCATCTGTGGCAACaaataaaaagggaaaagaaCCCAGTGGTCTGATGCAGATAATacaagaaattgaaaatgaTCCTGATATTGAAGACAACATTAATACAGAAGTAGAAACTAGAGGTAGAAGTATCTCAGCAAATGTGTCAAAGGGAAAACAACCACATACTCATAGCCAAATTTTTAAGTATGCATATTCTCAGCTAGAAAAAGAGAAAGCTCAGcaacaagaaaacaagaagCTTACCTTCTCGGGGGTAATTAAAATGGCTACAAACACTGAAAGAAGGAAAAGGCCTTTAATTGAAATTTCTTTCAAGGATCTGACTCTAACATTGAAAGCTCAAAACAAGCATATATTGAGATATGTTACTGGGAAAATTAAACCTGGCCGCATAACTGCTGTCATGGGTCCATCAGGGGCAGGCAAGACAACATTTCTTTCAGCTCTAGCTGGAAAGGCATTAGGATGCTCGGTCACTGGTTCAATTCTTATAAATGGAAGGAATGAATCAATCCATTCCTTTAAGAAAATTACTGGCTTTGTGCCACAAGATGATGTAGTTCATGGAAACCTAACAGTGGAAGAGAATCTCTGGTTCAGTGCACAGTGCAG GCTATCTGTTGACTTGTCAAAACCAGAAAAAGTTCTGGTTGTCGAAAGAGTTATTGAATTCTTGGGGCTTCAATCAGTGCGTAATTCGTTGGTTGGAACCGTGGAAAAGCGAGGGATCTCTGGAGGTCAAAGGAAGCGTGTAAATGTTGGATTGGAAATGGTTATGGAACCTTCACTATTGATCTTAGATGAACCCACGTCTGGCTTAGACAGTGCATCTTCTCAGCTGCTTCTAAGAGCACTAAGACGCGAAGCTCTTGAGGGAGTGAACATTTGCATGGTGGTTCACCAACCCAG CTATGCTTTGTACAAGATGTTTGATGACCTTATACTTCTGGGAAAAGGTGGTCTTACTGTGTATCACGGATCTGCAAAGAAAGTTGAAGAATACTTTTTAGGTTTGGGGATGAACATTCCAGAGCGGATTAATCCTCCAGATTACTTCATTGACATTTTGGAGGGCCTGACAACACCTGGTGGAAGCTCAGGACTGAGTTACAAGGACCTGCCAGTTAGATGGATGCTTCATAACGGATATCCAATACCTCTTGATATGAGGCAGAATGCAGTTCAATATGATATGTCACACAGTGTAAATTCAGCTAGTGAAATTGATCCCCATGGATCCAGTCATGCAGACAAAACATTTGCTGGAGAATTATGGCGAGACATGAGAAACAATGTGGAACTCAGTGGGGAGAAGATAagacacaatttttttaaatccaagGATTTATCTGACCGAAAAACTCCTGGCCTTTTCAAgcaatataagtattttcttaTACG GGTTGGGAAGCAGCGGTTACGAGAAGCTAGGATGCAAGCCATAGATTATCTTATTTTGTTACTTGCTGGAGCCTGCTTAGGATCTCTTACAAAAGGCAGTGAGCAAACATTTGGTGCTGCTGGTTACACCTATACGGTGATTGCAGTAT CTCTTTTGTGCAAAATAGCGGCCTTGAGATCATTTTCCTTGGAAAAATTACACTACTGGAGGGAGAGTGATTCTGGCATGAGCAGCTTGGCTTATTTTCTCTCTAAAGACACCATAGATCATTTCAATACAGTGATCAAGCCTGTGGTGTACCTTTCTATGTTCTATTTCTTCACCAATCCGAGATCAACTTTTGCAGATAATTATATTGTGCTGCTTTGTCTTGTGTACTGTGTTACTGGTATAGCATATGCACTGTCCATATTTTTTGAACCTGGTGCTGCCCAGCTA TGGTCAGTACTTCTTCCCGTGGTTTTAACTCTCGTTGCAACACAACCAAACGATAGTAAAATTTTGAAGGATTTAGCTAATTTATGCTACTCTAAGTGGGCTTTACAAGCATTAGTTGTTGCAAATGCTGAAAG GTATCAGGGGGTGTGGCTCATAACTCGTTGTGGTTCACTTTTGAAAAGTGGCTACAATCTTCATGATTGGAGTTTGTGCATATCCATCCTCATTTTTATGGGTGTAATTGGTCGAGCTATAGCATTTTTCTGCATGGTAACCTTCCGAAAGAAGTAA